CACTTCGTCTCTATGGGTCTTGTATCCGCGGGGAACTTGATCGCGGGAATACCTCTACCGTACCAACCTTTCTATCTGATCCTTCAACTAAAAGCATTCCTTTGTGTTGTGACCCCTCTCACGATAGAATCTGcagtatttgttagaaaatttcttAGAAGGGGTATACCTGGTGTGCCTTGGCCATTTCAGTACAGCTGCATTTTCTACCATCATGAAGGCCTTTTCATGCATCATGGCCAACGGAGTGTAATTGTGATATTTAGGCTGGTATTTCAGCTCCCTTGGTCTGTCATTTCTCGTTCTGGACCCACTTCCTTCACCGGTTTCATGCGGTTTCTTACGCACTTGCTCCCTATCTCTTCGTTCAGCATCTTTCATTGCATTCATCTCCTCTTcgtcaatatatttttgggcCAGGGCCATCAATTGCTCTACATCATTTGGGGGGTTGCGTGCGAGCGCGGACGTGAATGAGCCTTTCTTTAGTCCATGGATCAAAATACTCACCATCATATCAGTGCGCAGATCCTGGACCTCTAATGTTTCATTGTTAAACCTTCCCATGAAACTCTTCAAGGTCTCTTCTTCCCTTTGATGTATATTGAAGAGGTGAGTAGGCGACCTCTTCTACTTCTCTTTGCTGGCAAAGTGGAAGGAAAATTTCTGAATAAGTTGCTCATATGAATCAATGCTTCCACAAGGCAAGCTAGTGAACCACTCCTGTACTTTTCCTGCAAGAGTAGTATCAAACAATTTAGCCATTATGGGACATGGCTGTCCGTACAAGTTCATCACCATTTCGAACACGGCAATATGCTCGTAAGGGTCTTTCATCCCATCATATCTCTAAATCAGGCATTCTGAATCCTGGCTCCACTACTAGAATCAATATGTATGGGGAATTTTTGTTATGGGCGACGATCTCTCCTTGCTTTTTCAGTTTATCAATCTGCTTGTCTAGGAGTTCTATCTGTTTTTTGACACTTTCAACCTCGGCCCGAGATATTATAGGCTCTCTTCCTCTGGCATGAGATTGGCTACTAGAACCTGCTTCTGATGTCTGCCTTTTGCTTTTGTATTCCTGCTCGCTCGGTTCCCTAGACTCTCTCCTCGGTTCTCTGCTCTCGAATAACTGTCTCCTCGCAGTTTCCTTCACCACTGGGGTTGCGGTCCTCCTTTCATACTCTACTATAATATTCCTTCTTGCTTCTTCAATCACTCGTTGCAATTCATCCTTAGTCAAATGCACCATCGATCCTTCTCTTCTCCTAGGTGTTTCTTCCTCTCCGGCATTCTGCCTCGAAGAACCTTCCATGTTAACTGGCGATTCTCAGAATGTCCCACAGACGGGGCCAACTGATCTTGCTCGAAATTAGCGACCTGGATGAGCAACCTCACAACAGTTAACTAACTCCACTAAGATCAAGTGTTGGGTCCTAAGAATAAGACAAGTAAAGTGAGATTGTTAGGCACATCCCCGACAacgaccctccgacgctcaagttaggttgatcgaggtAAATGTGTGCGATTAAAGGTGTAGATAAAAAAGGATTAGCATTAATTACCTCGTTGTATGGCATCttagggtatttatagggcttAGCCGGATATTGTAGAAGGGGCCACGTGGCTTTATCCAGCTAGCTTACGTGTGCGATCAGACGGTTAGCGTTGCCTGGATCTTCAAGTGGATAAACGGGTCCGGGTCAAGTCTGCTCCGACCCGACCAGGAGAAAATACGTGGATCTAGGGCGAAAAgactaaaatgcccttcattaagggtattataGGCATTTTTCATGTATACCTATCACCATGTTGTACGAGTATCACTTGCTCTATCAGCTTGCACCAGATCCAACATAGTTCTTTGTTCTTGATTACACTctataaatcaacaaatataaacaaagcaagaaaagaaacagTATCTCATAATATACCATTTATAGTGGGTGATTTTGCCATTCTACTTGTACTACCAAGTCCATATATGGAGATAACTGGTCCAGTCAAAGGATTATAGGTTATAGGCATAAGATGAAATCATACTCCCATATTGATGTGGTCcgagattttttattaaggaataaaattgaaaattttacgTACGGTACAATAGCACACCAGGTGAAATGCGATTTTTGAGAGGGGTCcttttacaagaaaattagTCACAATCAATGAAAAGtgcttttgttaaaaaaaataatatttttggtatttatagtgttGGAAGTTATATGGTGTGGTGGGTTGCATTTGTTTAATGTGTGCCtcatatatgttatattacttttttacccttataggttaatattttttatcaatatgcATCATACAGCCCCCTACTCTCGGACGGAATATGTACACCGGTGTAATATTTTGTACCTCGAGGCATGAGCTGGTGCACCTCGAGCTGGTGGTAGACCTCGGGCTTGAGGCAATGCCTCGAGTTGGTGCACCACCCCTGGGCTCGAGGCACTGTTCACTGGGAGGCGCACCCGCACCACCTCGAGCTGCATGCTGGGAGGCGCACATGGGCTCGAGTTGGACAGGGTGCACCAGGTGGTGTAGCTCGAACCCACCTTGAGCTCGGCTTGAGTCCTCGAGTGTTGGAAGGAGGCGTATATTGTCGCATCCCATAGGTTTTGAACCCAGGCTAAGAGGGTGGATAGTAGTAACTGCTACCACTACACAATCAAGTATTTCTTGACAGTATTTGTTCCTATTCTCTATTAGTAGAGTTTATTAAGAGTTTATTCATCTTTTGCGCCGAactctttcatttattttgaggaATTCGACATCATCTTCAAGAGATGAGATTCCCCGTAAATAATTCTTACATTTAGTGACGAAGCCCCCAAGACCTTGGAGAAGGTGAAGCGgcgcattttttttttaaggacgTTGCCTCTTGGGGTGATTTTTTCACCATCCATTAGGTTGAAAAGTTTGGTAGGTAACTCGATAGTATTCCATATTCATAAATGTAATCACTACACTTACTAAGTTATTGTTTTGTTCTCTTATGATTGTACTCGTCAGATGTTGCTTCAAGGGATATTTTTGCTCAAGCCCTAGAGTTAggtttttacaatttttggaAGGGGGGGTAAAATTTTCCGAGTCCAACATTTTTATGAAGGGACGTTGCCTAAATAATTTGGTAAAAGGGTGTTGCCTAAAAGGATAGTTCATGTCTAGGAGTCAGTCTTTTCCCAACTTCAAAGGGATGTAAAGTTTTCAAGCAACATTATCGACAAGGATCTCAATGAAAGTTCCGTTTAGGGGGTCCCAGGACAATAGCGACTTTTGCCTATATGACAATGATGAGTTTTGCCTCTAGGGTCCTCGAGAAACTTCAAGGATCTCTACGTCTAAATTCGTTTCGTTTCTTGAGACTACAACAAGAAAACTAACTTCATTACTCAAAATTCAGAGTACAAagttttaggaaaaataaaaaggggaGAAGGATATGTTGAGCTACTACTCAAGTTTTCTTTGATTAGccagaaaataatttttcccgCTACGTGAACTTAGAGTTTCTCCTTCGTGGCTTGTTGATCTTTTTGAGGTCATGGGATGATTTCTGCTGTGGGATAATTATAGTCATGAGGATTTGGCACATTCGGCCCTATGATCAAATTGGTGTCCTTGTGGATAGTAGTCGACATTCTTTCAAGTGTCCTCGCtggatcaatttttctatctcattctTCAGGTGATAGCATTCCTCCGCCGTGTGTCCGCTGTCCCGGTGAAAACGACAATACTTATCGGATTTGAGTCTCTTAGGGTTCTCTTTCATCTTTGTCGGCCATTGACTAATTAGCCCTTGCTGTCCGCCACCATTAATATCTACCCCCTGGGAGCGTTCAAGGGGGTATAGTCAGGGAACCCGCCCAGAGGTACATGCTTGtgttcctctttctttttcggcTCCTTTTCCTCTTTCCAACCCTTCGCGCTAAGGAAAGGATCCAAAGTATTAGACTCCTCAATTCGGATGTATTTCTAGGAGCGCACTAGTAAATATTCCATAGTGTTAGGGGGCTTGTCGGCTATGGCTCCTTGAATCTTCGTAGTAGTAGGTTCTGTTGGATAATACTAGCCAACAACTCATGATTAACAAGGGGGATTTCATTCACTGCGTCCACGAATCTTTGGATGTAGTCTCTCAAAGTTTCGCCCTCCCTTTGGCGAATGGAGAATAGAGATGCAGCCATTTTCGAAACTTTTTTGTTCATGGAGAAGTGATGCAAGAAATGATGAACCAACCGCTCGAGGCTAGAAATAGTTCCAGCAGGCAGTTGATTGAACCAGGCTAATGCACGTTTCGAGAGCGTAGTGCGGAAGACCTTACAGTAAGCGGCGTCACTCAGATCGTACCAATTAATCTTGGCGTAAAATTTGTCTAAGTGTTCTTTTGGGTCTCCCGTTCCATCATATTCCGATAGATTTGAGACCTTGAGGCCTACTGGGAGCGCTTCGGCTAGAATGTTTGGGGCAAAAGTGCTACGTCTTGGAGGAGCTACGACCAATGACAAGTAGGAATCCTCGACTCCCTTAGGTGGTGGAGGAGCAGAAGATTCTCGATTACGGAGATTATGACCCTGAGTCTGTGCAACTTCAGGCCTAGAGATCTTGTTGTTCACTTCCTCCTGCATctgctcctcctcctcggGAGTCAAGGATAATTCTCGACTTCTGCGAGGGGAAGGAGAGGGCGGGTTCGCAGGTTGTCGCGCTACGAATTAGGCTACAGCTTTTGCCGCCGCTCGAGTAGATGCATCGCGTATCAGGGAGAGCAAAGCTTCTTGCATCAGTTGATCATCGGTTCTTGGGGTGGAGCTTTTGGGGGGAGTACTCTCCCGAGAGGCGCGGGCGGAGATTGTCGATGTGGTGGAGGAATCTCCCCATTGATGGGTACCTGATCATGCATCGGGAGGTTACCTCTTGGGGTGGTGACTGTTCGTGAGGCGGGTCTTGTTCCGCTAGGACTCGAGACCTGGTTTGCATATTCATTGTCGTGGTAAATATTCCCACAAATGGCGCCAACGATGTAGTTGAGGTTTTTtactaagaaataaaattgaaaattttacctaAGGCACAATAGCACCCCAGGTGAAATGCGATTTTCGAGAGGGGTCCtcttacaagaaaaatagtcacaatcaatgaatagtgctttttgttaaaaaattaatatttttgatatttatagtgTTGGGAGTTATATGGTGTGGTGGGTTGTATTTGTTTAATGAATgcctcatatatattaaattactttttaaccCTTAtaggttaatatttttttactaatatacaTCACATATTATTCTGATTTTTATACCtagaattaatgaaaaattcatattagaatgatataacaaataaaaagtatttaattaaaaattatattttctaacatACCCTGATGTGGATATGTGAGGCTCTTGGTACATCACAGCGAACTTCGCCCATCATATTTCTTGGTTGTTCTATGTTGCACTCTGTATCCAGTGAATAAATGAGAATTTCAtagaaacaaatgaaataaattaaatcaaaacttcataaaataaataccatTCACGATGGGCACAGAATATAGTGTCGTCATTGTGAGCTGATCATAATTATCATTGTTGAATGGGTCATCTCCTATATGAAGTAATGATAatgtcaattttaaaaatattgtaatgatTAAATCAATGATAGAAATACTAAtcatttatgaaaaatgaataaattaaacatttagaactttacataaacaaaaacacgtaattgtaatttttataaatgtaaaagaCAAATGATATTACCATGTGCAACTGGAGCAGCAGTTACTATTTGAATAGATTGGTTGAAAACTTATCAGCGAAAAGCTCTAATACTATGTTCTACTCTAACCAATAGAATTTATTGTGTTTGCTGAAAGTACTTGAAatgtctataaatatatataaataatagagtacatcacaaagaaaaaaaaaaaggattagTATTTTACCAAATGTGACAGGAGCATTGGGGAATGCCCTGTAAAATGGTTGGATCCACTATTAAATGCAAGTTTTGGTCCTTCAatattctcataaaattaaaatatgatactTGAGAATAATAAGTTATCTAACAGTCACaacaatcataataatttctctatttgacaaatgaacaaatgaacaaattctaaaattctaaaatttacatgtaattgttattttagtaaaatattatggTTGAGAGCTTGCcgtgtaatattttaataaaattttaagtaaatCATAGTTGAAagtattacataaatattaaacatgtaattatgattttaatgaaaaaattactgTTAAAGAATTAATGTTTAGATCactaatgaaaaattataaaaataagttatgaAGTAtcaaaaactatataaaaaaaaatattatcttgtACAACTGGAGCAACAACTATTGTCTGGGTAGATTGGTTATAACGATTATTACCATCAAGTTCTGATCCTacccaaatttaaaattatgagtatATTGCATACCACtttaatcaacaaaaattgatgtgttgattttttttgtcataaaaatgaaaagaattgGTGTTACTAAATGTGATAAAAGCATCAGGGATTGCCTCTGTAAAGTGGTTGGGTCCACTATTAACTGTAAGTTCGTGTCCTGCAATTAAAGTCTGATATttgagaataatataataacaatgtaatactaattgtatttattataatacatttacCATAGACAAAagctataattattatatcacATTTTACCACGCCCTCGATTTCTAGAATGGCTGGATGATCTTCGAGGGAACGCGATACTGGTGTATAAATAGACCTTGATGAAGATGCTCGACAGGTACCGATACTAGTGCATTAGTAGACCTAGATGAAGATCTGTGTGGGGTTCGCCTACTACGTGATGTTGATCTATTAATAAGAGAGTGTTCGCTCATTATTACAgaatcaatatttgattttgataataagTGATACTTCCCAGATAAAGAAAACTTTAGTCCTTTATTTTTGTCACGGATTAATTTTTGGTCCTCtaaatttgacaatattagatttaattctttatcttttaatttagcATAAATCTGGTCCTTCAGCATATTTTAtgaccattttaccctttttaaaggaaatagcttaataatccattttcaTGCTCTTAAAATGGTCCAACAtgcttctaaaataaattaataccccataaattcataccttacTTTGACCGCTCTGTTTCCAGGTATTCCCAATCCTCGATTTTAcggacttcttccaaccacactatcGCAGCAGATGGTTCGCAGGTACTTGACTCcttcagtaacaaaacagcacagccctatttcgtttcGTACCTTAGGGCATAAAAAGGACTCCAATACAGGGATTTAATAGAAATTTGGGCAAACAGGTTGAACAGAAgcctaacttttattgaagaattatagagaaaattacatagatattattcctctaTTGGGGGAGACAACTGTTTAACCTCTCATATTATAGTGGACTTGACTCGTTGGGGAAACCCCTAGAAACTGAAAGACTAAAATGCTACAAAGGATTGAAATGAATCAGAATTCTAATGATTTGAAGAGTAGAACAAGTTTTCTGATAATCCCCCACTGCTTCATTGcacatttatttataggcTTCCGCGGACTTCAAATTCGAACTCCAAACTTGTTTGGTGATTGCATTCATATCATCTTGTCTCTTTTTGAATAACGACACTGCGTTCGTCATCGCCTCGTTCTTTTCAGCTGTTGGTCACAATGGATTGTCGGTCACATGATTTCCAGCCGGTTTTCCTGCTTTGCTGCTTGTTGAcctttgttgttttctgcacACAGTCTTATCCTTgcttttcacattttttaatgtttacttttttttgtatgtcattatccttacttttttttatccttGCCATTGCCCAACGTACAACATGTTGTATGTCGTCATCCTTGTTGCTTCGGTCGCCGGCAGCTTATTTTTCCAGATTAACATTCTATTCTTTTCAAGTAAGTTTTTTGCGAACTCagtgctttttcctgtcatgaAATCTAACAGGAAGGATCTATTCACTTTGcttgagaaaatcttgaatggatacttgactttgttcGTCTCcatgagacagacccataatcccca
This Sesamum indicum cultivar Zhongzhi No. 13 linkage group LG5, S_indicum_v1.0, whole genome shotgun sequence DNA region includes the following protein-coding sequences:
- the LOC105162367 gene encoding uncharacterized protein LOC105162367, with amino-acid sequence MGRFNNETLEVQDLRTDMMVSILIHGLKKGSFTSALARNPPNDVEQLMALAQKYIDEEEMNAMKDAERRDREQVRKKPHETGEGSGSRTRNDRPRELKYQPKYHNYTPLAMMHEKAFMMVENAAVLKWPRHTRYTPSKKFSNKYCRFYRGSSAGDSKRTRKRCARTLGSSREREFMLKVEEEKAISFDSSDRPVDSGAMNDPMVIKLDISNFTVHKVLVDSGSSADIILKNVVDKMGLENARLEPVKTPLVGFGGSEVASLGMIELPVSMGEEPK